Part of the Streptomyces sp. NBC_01460 genome, GGCCGGCGGCACCGTCAGGACCGCGCCGTCGGTGACCTTGGAGTCGCGGATGTGCACGGCGGAGGGGTGAGCGGAGACCTCGACGCAGGCGCCGCCCTGGTCGCTGCTGTAGCTGGACTTGGTCCATTCGTAGGCGACTTCGAGGCAGTCGCCACCTTGGCTGCTGCTGTAGCTGGACTTGAACCAGTCGAGGGCTTTACCGCGTGCTGCGCGAGTCATGACTCTCCAAGCAGGTCATCCAGTAGGCGCGCGCTGTTCTCGACGGAAAGCGCCTGCGAACGCAGCATCCCATATTTCTGCTGGAGCAAGCTGACCTGGTCCGGGTCGTCGTGCAGCACGCTGGTCAACTGCCCTTCGACGTAAGCGAGGTGGTCATGGTCAGGTGTCTCCAAGAGCACCATGGGACCCGCGAGGCCGGCGTGCTTGGGGAGCTTCCTGGGCATGATCTGCAAGCCCAGGAAGGGGAGTTCCATGCA contains:
- a CDS encoding DUF397 domain-containing protein; this translates as MTRAARGKALDWFKSSYSSSQGGDCLEVAYEWTKSSYSSDQGGACVEVSAHPSAVHIRDSKVTDGAVLTVPPAAWAAFVRAAL